The Planctomycetaceae bacterium nucleotide sequence GCGAGTCCGGCGGAACGAGGCGTGGCAGCTCGGGCACTTGTAGAAGGACCTGTATTCGCAGTGATGTTTACCGTCGCCATCGTCGAGCATCACCAGGGATGAATTGACCATCGCAAGTCCCCGCTTGCTGCAGGATGGGCACCGCAGCGGAAAATACTTGCGTGACAAAGCAATAACGGCGATGGCTATTCCATAGAGGATCGCCGGAGACAGCACGAGCAAGATGACAACGGCCCACTTCACGGTGGACATTCTATGGGGAAGGAGTGAGTCATTGCAAAGGCCGCCCTCAAGCCGCAAGCCGCAACCTCTGCAGCCTTTGGCGGCTCCCTATTGAGCCATGGGGCGGGAGAGCTTAGAATCGCTGTGTCTTCGTGCAATAGGGCCGCGGATTTCACAACTTTTTGGGGTCCAGTCATGACCATGGCCGACGACGCGACATACATCCAGGTCACCGGAGAAGCCAGCTATGCTGAAATGGCGCGGGAGTACGTCGCCGATCTGCAGCTCGGCGCCAAAGCCTCTCGGCACCAGCGGGCAGCCCAGTCCATCGCGCAACTGCACCAGTTGTGCCTGGCGACGCTGCTGGAGGCGGGGCTCGACAGGTCACAGATCGCCGACGGTCCCACCGAGGTCGGCCACGAGTATTCCAAGAAGATGATCGGCTCGCACCACCTGACGATCACGGTGGGAGATCCGGGCTTGCTCACGGCGGCATTGGCGGCGTTGGAGCCGCTGTTCGATCAGAAGAAGTGGACGCTTCAGGTGCAGATGCGCCAACCGATCTTCCAAAGTGCGCCCGAGGTCCGCGCCCAGGCGATCCGCGCCGCGCTGGCCGACGCGCGATCCAAGGCGGCTGTTCTGGCCGCCGAGGCGCCCGTCGCGCTGGGGGCGGTCGTACGGATCGAGGAAGGCGCCAAGGCCTTGCGCGCCTCGGGCGCGGCCGGCGATGAGGATTACTTCGGGGACCGGACACGGTACGCCGCTTCCATCGGCTCGCTGGGGGATTCCGGGCCGTTCGATGCCATGCCGGCCCCGGGGCGGACGATCTGGGTCCGCTACACCGTGCGGTTTTCTATCGCGCCACAGGGATGAGCGGGCCGGAAAGATGCACCTCGCAAAAGCCACAGGCCCGCCAGGAGCGAGACGGCACAGAGAGCCTGCAGGGCGGCGATGAGCCCCGGCGAGGCGAGGGGGCCGCTGCCGGCGAACCCCGATGCGGCAAATCCATCTCGATTCGAGCTGCCAGACCTGTCGCCGATCGCCAAAACACCAACATGCCAAAGCCGCTCCACCATGGGCTGCTTTCAGTCAGAAGATCGGAGGCGCGCCAGGTCCGCTTGCCGCGTATTCCTCATCCGCTTTCATCCGCGTTTGTCCCTGCTCATTCTCTTTCTTGAGCACGGCGGCGATGGGGCGTAGAATCGCCCGCGGCCGCAACGGTTTTTACACCCTAACGAGTTCGCGTTGTTCGCGTCGTTCGCGGCTATCAGAAGGCGAGGCGACTATGGCCCAGGAAACGCATGAGCTTAATTCGATCGACGACATCTGGCCGCTCCAGGCGGCGCTGAATAAACGGGCGGGGTTCGATACCGCGGCCTTAGGCGAGGCGCTCAAGGCTGTCGAGGCTGCGGGGCTGCTGCCTGCGGCGCCGGGCGAGGGTGGGGCGGGGGGAGCGGATGCACCGGCGGCCGATCCCAAGGCCACGGCCGCACTGCTGGCGGCGGGGCGGGCGCTGAAGTGTTACATCGACGCGCTGTCGGCCGAGTGCCACGAACTGCAGGAATGCCTCTCGTGGAAGCACTGGTATCGCGAGGCCAAGGAAGGACGGCAGTATCAGCTTCAGGACGTGCAGAACGCCCGCGTCGAGGCCACCGACATGCTGTTTTTCTGGATCAGCATCTGCCAGATCCTCGGCCTCGACGCCCAGGACGTGCTGCGCCTCTACGCCAAGAAGCTCAAGATCAACCACCGCCGCCAGGACGAATCCCGCAGCCAGGCCGAACACGGTACGCACGAGGACGAGAACCGCCAGGTGGTGTGAGGAATTTCACCGCCGAGGTCGCAGAGACCGCAGAGGTTGTGAGATCAAGAATGAGAAAGGGGACCCGACATGCGAAAACTTCCGGTTTTGATTCTCGGGATCAGTCTCTGTGGCTGTGGGGGCGCTGAGCCGGCCAAGCCAATCGCCGATCCCTTGGTCGTTGAGGCGCAAACGCATTTCACCTTCAAGGGCCGCTCGATTCCTCCCTTCTTCTTGACCGACTTTTGCGGCGGACCAGAAGCAGATGACTTTTGGACAAAAGGAGTGGGTATGCGCATCGGTACTGTCGCGGTAGAGGGGCTTTTCTATGACAACTGCGATGGCGCCTATAGTGGATGCAAAATCGCCAAAGGAGAGCTTATACGTTTTGAATTGCCCAATGAGGGCAACGGCGGGCCGCGTGGAAACGGATGGTTCGGATACAGGTTCCTGGGGACAACGCCTTCCGGCATCTCCGTCGTCGAATACGTAGGCAACACTGGCGGAAGCGGCACGGTCCCCGGAGTGATGTTCCTTCGATTCGAGATGGAAACCATCGGCTACCAGAGCGGCGGCAAGAAAGAGCGGTTGGTGATGCGATTCCTGGGAGAACAAAGCTGGGGCGACCGCGTCTACCGCGAGGTGAAACTCGTGGGCAACGAACTTCGCTTGGGACCTGAACGCACAAATATGCCCATGGCCGGACCATTAGATAGCGCACGAACGATCATGCTCGACTAGAGCCGGCTTGAGCGTACACAGGAGCGAGGCAAGACTATGGGCTCTTTGCAGCTAGCTCAGCCGCAAACAAAACTGGCACAGAGCTTTCTTTGCGCCAGCGGCAGGAACGTAAGCCCAGAGTCCGGGGGACGCCATAGAAGATATTTGACACATCGAGCCCCCGCGCGGTAGGATGCGGGCATTATGGCACGTATTGCACGAGTCGTGGTGCCCGGGGCCGCGCATCAGGTGACCCAGCGCGGCAATCGGGGGCAGAAAACCTTCTTCGGCGATCAGGACTATCAAGCGTACCTGGACTTGATGGCCCAGTGGTGCGCCCACCACGGCATGGAGATCCTGGCGTACTGCCTCATGCCCAACCACGCGCACCTGATTCTGCGCCCGCCCACCGAGGATGCCCTCTGCCGGGCCATCGGCGAGGCCCACCGCCGCTACACGCGGGCGGTTAACACCCGCAAGGGCTGGCGCGGACACCTCTGGCAGGACCGCTTCGCCTCGTTCGTGATGGACGAGCCCTACCTGCTGGCGGCCGCAAAGTGCATCGAACGCAGCCCCGTCAAGGCCCGCCTGGTCAAACGGGCGGAAGATTGGCCGTGGTCGAGTGCTGCCGCCCACGTCGACCGCCGCCGCAGTTCCATCGCCTCGGGCGACTGGTTGACGGACTCGACGGCCGACTGGGTATGCACGTGGCGACAGTACCTTGCCGAGGCGGACGAGGCGCCCGTTGCAGCCGCCATGCGCCGCAGCGAGAGTACCGGCCGACCGCTGGGCGATGCGGCGTTCATCGCAAAAGTGGAAAAGCTGCTGGGCCGCACCCTCGCCCGCCGCAAGCCCGGTCCCAAGCCGGGCACAAAACGCAAGCGCGCCGGATAAACCTGGCACCAATTCAAGTCCTGATTAACGCGTCCTTACCCGTATTGGGTGAGAATGCTTCCCTGTTGCCGATAGAATCGGATAGAATCAGTAATAGAGAGCGGCCCGCCATGAAGCAGTTTGATAGAATAACGTCTGATCCAGCCATAATGAACGGGCAGCCGTGCATCAAGGGCACACGTCTGACGGTCAAGCGCGTGCTCCTGATCCTGGCACAATATGGCGACCGCCAGGAACTGCACAAGGATTACCCCCAGCTTCAGGATGAGGACATCCAGCAGGCGCTGGCCTATGCGGCGGCATATCTGGACGACGAGATCACCGAATTCCGGACCGCCACATGAAACTGATCCTTGACGAAGGGTTGCCTGTGGCTGCGGCGGAGGCTCTGCGCAGGTTTGGTATCAGTGCCACGCACGTGCTCGACATCGGGCTTGGCGGGGCGCGCGATGCGGTAATCCTGGCCGAAGCGCTTAAGGATAATGCCTGTCTTGTCACGCGGGACGCCGACTTCCACCAGATTCTCGCAGCCACACAGGCTTCAGGCCCTTCTGTAATTCGAATTCGCATTGAGAAACTGAACGCGGCCGAGTTGGCAGTGGTGATCGCCAATGCAGCGCGATATTTGAATGAAGAGGTTCGAGACAACGCCGCGGTCAGCGTGGGAACAAGCCATCTTCGCGTTCGCAGATTGCCCCTTAAATAAGCATATTGCGACAATTTCCTGGCGGTCGCCACGTCGAATGTAGTTGTGGCCCAAAAAGTTGGGCGCGACGATCTAAGGCAGCGGCAGCGTTGGGCTCTGCGGAGATGCAGTGCGTTTCTTGCCGGGCTTTCTTTCGCCCAGCTTTTTGCCCTGGGCGGTGGGGGGGGCGGAGGCTTTGGGGTCGGCCGGGCCGTTGAGCGGGTCGCCGGGTGAGACGGCGGACAGGCGCGACTGGATCTGGGCGGCGTAGTTTTCGGACAGTTCGAAGCCGATGAACTTGCGGGCGAGCTTCTTGGCCGTCACCAGCGTTGTACCGCTGCCGCCGAAGGGGTCCAGCACCAACTCGCCCTCGTTGGAGCAGGCCTTGATGATGCGGCCCAGGAGCTGTTCGGGCATCTGGCAGCCGTGCCAGCCGGCCCGCTCCTTGAACGTCCCGCACACGCGCGGGAAATACCACGTGTCTTCCTCGGGCTCGAAGCCGCCGCTCATGTCCTGCGGCCGCAGGATCCACGTGTCGTCAGGCAGGCGGCCCTTGGCGTCGGCCCGGACGTCGGCGTAGACGAGCTGGCGGGCCGAGGGCACGCGGATGGCGTCGGTGTTGAACGTAAAGGTCTTGCGGTCTTTCACAAAGTGGAACAGGTGCGTGTGGCTGCGGCTGAACTTGGCCTTGCAGTTGACCCCGAAGGTGTAGTACCAGATCACCCAGCTCCGGCACGTCAGCCCCAGCTCGCGCTGGAAGATGAGTTTCAGTTCGGCTGCGAAGTCATCGCCGATGGCCAACCAGAACGTGCCGGTGGGCTTGAGCGCCCGCACAACGGCCGCGCCCCACTGGCGCGTCCAGTTGAGATACTCGTCTGCCGCAAGCTTGTCTTCGTAGGCGTCGTAGTCGTAGCCGATGTTGAAGGGCGGATCGGCAAAGGCCAGGTCCACCGAGCCTTCGGCCATGGCGTTCATGCCGGCAATGCAGTCTTGATTGTAAAGCCGATTGGGCTCCATGGCGCTCAATATGACTTGCAGCGCCGTGGGTGTAAAGGGGTTTGTGCGGCGATGCGGGGGAGAACGGGAGGTCGCGATGCTGAGATGGGCAAATGATGGTCGCTTGCAGCTTGGCATTGCGACAACTGCCAAGCCGCAAGCGGCCCATCGCCCCGCGTGTGCTGCCTTCCCTCCGCGACGCGGGATTACTTCACTGTAACGGTGTCGCTGGCGGCGAACTCATCGCCGTCGTCATAGAGACCCGTCAGGGTTACGCTCGCCTGTCCGCGTTGCAGCGCCAGGTCTGCCAGGGCGAACCGGGCGACGAGGTGCCCGAGGTTATCGACGCCGATGCCCGAGGCGGGCACGCCGTTGAGGGCGACCGTGTCGGCGTCTACTTCGGTGGCGGGAATATTCGTGTGTACGGTGAGGGAGTCGACCTTGGCCAGAACGACCGTTTGGGGCGAGGCCATGATGGCCTCCTGCTCGTCGCCGGCGAGGGCTCCGTTGCCCATAACCGCGGCGGCACAGCCGAGGACACCAATCATCAGCGCTGGCAAGAATAACCTGTTCATCATGTGTCTCCTTTGCCTCAGGGCGTTATTCGGCCGCCCGCGAACATCGCGGGCCTGCACGTGAACATTCTCTGGCCTGGCCCGGTTCGCGACAATCAGGGTTAACCCGCGATCAGGGTAAACCCCCACCCATTCCCGCTGTGCGGAGGGGTAGTCGTCCCCGATAATGAATGCAGCATCACACACAGACGGTGTAATTGGATGGGTGGCCACACAAACCAACCGCTCCGCCGGCGATGTCGCTCCGCGACCGCTTTCACGTTGCTGGAGGCAGTCGTCGTGGTCGTGATCGTGGCCGTCGCGCTGGTGGTCCTCCTGCCGTCGCTTTCGATGGTGCGCCAGGCGGCGGTGCGTTCGACGTGCCAGGCGAGCCTGCACGCGGTGGGAACTGCCGCGGCGGCGCATTCGGTCAGCTACAACTTTTCGCTGCCGCCGTATCACGCCGACGGGGCCATCGCCTTCGACACGTTCCGCATGCGTCTCGACAGCGGCGAGTACGTCAATCTCGGGGCGCTGCTCAATCAGGTACACAGCCCCCAGACGTTCTACTGCCCCGGCCAGGACGCCGATACCTCGGCCA carries:
- a CDS encoding SIMPL domain-containing protein (The SIMPL domain is named for its presence in mouse protein SIMPL (signalling molecule that associates with mouse pelle-like kinase). Bacterial member BP26, from Brucella, was shown to assemble into a channel-like structure, while YggE from E. coli has been associated with resistance to oxidative stress.); its protein translation is MTMADDATYIQVTGEASYAEMAREYVADLQLGAKASRHQRAAQSIAQLHQLCLATLLEAGLDRSQIADGPTEVGHEYSKKMIGSHHLTITVGDPGLLTAALAALEPLFDQKKWTLQVQMRQPIFQSAPEVRAQAIRAALADARSKAAVLAAEAPVALGAVVRIEEGAKALRASGAAGDEDYFGDRTRYAASIGSLGDSGPFDAMPAPGRTIWVRYTVRFSIAPQG
- a CDS encoding transposase, which codes for MARIARVVVPGAAHQVTQRGNRGQKTFFGDQDYQAYLDLMAQWCAHHGMEILAYCLMPNHAHLILRPPTEDALCRAIGEAHRRYTRAVNTRKGWRGHLWQDRFASFVMDEPYLLAAAKCIERSPVKARLVKRAEDWPWSSAAAHVDRRRSSIASGDWLTDSTADWVCTWRQYLAEADEAPVAAAMRRSESTGRPLGDAAFIAKVEKLLGRTLARRKPGPKPGTKRKRAG
- a CDS encoding DUF433 domain-containing protein, with the protein product MNGQPCIKGTRLTVKRVLLILAQYGDRQELHKDYPQLQDEDIQQALAYAAAYLDDEITEFRTAT
- a CDS encoding DUF5615 family PIN-like protein, with translation MKLILDEGLPVAAAEALRRFGISATHVLDIGLGGARDAVILAEALKDNACLVTRDADFHQILAATQASGPSVIRIRIEKLNAAELAVVIANAARYLNEEVRDNAAVSVGTSHLRVRRLPLK
- a CDS encoding site-specific DNA-methyltransferase; translated protein: MNAMAEGSVDLAFADPPFNIGYDYDAYEDKLAADEYLNWTRQWGAAVVRALKPTGTFWLAIGDDFAAELKLIFQRELGLTCRSWVIWYYTFGVNCKAKFSRSHTHLFHFVKDRKTFTFNTDAIRVPSARQLVYADVRADAKGRLPDDTWILRPQDMSGGFEPEEDTWYFPRVCGTFKERAGWHGCQMPEQLLGRIIKACSNEGELVLDPFGGSGTTLVTAKKLARKFIGFELSENYAAQIQSRLSAVSPGDPLNGPADPKASAPPTAQGKKLGERKPGKKRTASPQSPTLPLP